A portion of the Parasteatoda tepidariorum isolate YZ-2023 chromosome 5, CAS_Ptep_4.0, whole genome shotgun sequence genome contains these proteins:
- the LOC107445895 gene encoding uncharacterized protein: MMNQQIALLGVRDANIQNLNGKKFSCEPVKFRVRNLKKRDLPQVLDIYRETGWHISPYSLQMWQEVDPNSLKVAVTDNGIVLGFCCAVRLQQNYCFVGFYTVKKAYRGMGVGKKVWDVCMDHLGCRNASLNGVPDKVSMYQTKAGFPLLEEDLQVQENDTLEDIIHPENLEDSLPDDVIIVPYHASYLPFIFDYDFEICGFNRELALELSFKAKETKTLIAFKNGVCVGFGSIKRSILNVPLIAPLYADHIAVAETMMKRLMMSFPLKKGLYLASFTHNKAATNLIRKIGCPTTYKLPRLSRRQHNFKVPVDKVYAHFDINASPV, encoded by the exons ATGATGAATCAACAAATAGCTCTTCTGGGTGTAAGAGATGCTAAcattcaaaat CTGAACGGAAAGAAATTTAGTTGTGAGCCTGTCAAATTCAGAgtaagaaatttgaagaaaagagaTTTGCCTCAAGTTTTAGACATTTACAGGGAAACTGGCTGGCATATAAGCCCCTATAGTCTGCAGATGTGGCAAGAAGTCGACCCTAACAGTTTGAAAGTGGCTGTCACTGACAATG GAATTGTTCTGGGGTTCTGTTGTGCAGTGCGTCTACAGCAAAATTACTGCTTTGTTGGCTTTTATACTGTTAAGAAGGCATATAGAGGGATGGGAGTTGGTAAAAAG GTTTGGGATGTTTGCATGGATCACTTAGGATGTAGAAACGCATCTCTGAATGGCGTTCCAGACAAAGTAAGCATGTACCAAACGAAAGCTGGTTTCCCTCTCCTTGAGGAAGATCTCCAAGTGCAAGAAAACGATACGCTCGAAGATATAATCCACCCCGAGAATCTCGAAGATTCTCTACCAGACGATGTCATAATCGTTCCGTACCACGCATCTTACCTACCTTTCATTTTCGATTACGATTTTGAAATCTGTGGATTTAATCGAGAGCTGGCATTGGAACTGAGCTTTAAAGCAAAAGAAACTAAAACTCTAATAGCGTTCAAAAATGGAGTATGTGTTGGATTTGGAAGCATAAAACGCAGTATATTAAATGTCCCGCTAATCGCACCATTGTATGCTGATCATATAGCCGTTGCCGAAACCATGATGAAAAGGCTGATGATGTCTTTTCCACTGAAGAAAGGACTTTATTTGGCCTCATTCACTCATAATAAAGCTGCCACAAATTTGATAAGGAAAATTGGATGCCCTACAACTTACAAACTCCCTCGTCTTAGCAGGCgtcaacataattttaaagtacctGTTGACAAAGTTTATGCTCATTTTGACATAAATGCCTCTCCAGTATGA